AGGTAGGCACAGCGCTGCTTTTGGCAGTGGTACTTGATTCTATTAAAGCAGGGGCAAAATTTTTCAGAGTGGTTTATTTTCTGCCCATTGTTATCTCTGCAACGGCCATAGGATTGATGTTTAAACTGATATATATGTATGATGGCGGATTATTAAATGGGATAAGAGCTTTGATGGGCTTAGAACCGATTGTATGGATTACGGAAAAGACGGCTTTATTAGCTGTGGCAGTCCCTACGATTTGGCATTATGTAGGCTTCTATTTTGTTATATTAATCACTGCAATTAACCGGATTCCTTTAGATTTATATGAGTCCGCCTATCTGGACGGAATTACAGGAGTCAGCAAAACGATATATATTACAATCCCGTTGATATGGGATATTATAAAAGTTTGTCTGGTATTGGCTATAACAGGAACCCTAAAGGTATTTGATCTTCCATATGTCATTACTCAGGGAGGACCTTTTGGAGCATCAGAATTTTTGGGTACTTATATGAATACAAAGACTTTTACGGATCAAGTTTTCGGTTATGGAGCAACTATTGCGGTACTGATTGTAGTATTGGGAGTGGTTATCTCAAGCATAGTGAATAAATTACTAAAGAGTGAAGAGATAACTTTTTAATACGACTGCAGATGTATAAAGCTAAGAAAGGAAGTCGGTTATGGAAGGCAACAGAACAATACCTTTAAATACCAGGATGTTCACGGACATCCAATCTAAAAAACATTTTACTTTTAAAGGACAATTCGGACTTGGACAATTAGGCGCATATATGCTGTTGATTTTCTGGGCTTTTACCACGATATATCCTCTTATTTGGATACTTATTAATTCATTTAAGACCACCAATGAAATCGTAAAAAATTCGTTTAATTTACCTTCTTCCTTCAATATGACGAATTATATGAATGCTTTTCAAAAAATGGGAATAGGTAGAAGCTACTTGAATAGTTTAATCATATCAGGAAGCACAGTTCTTTTAGTAGTGCTGTTTGGAGGAATGGCCGCCTTTATTATGGCGAGATTTGATTTTAAACTTAAAAAGTTTATCTATACTTTATTTCTTGGGAGTTTAATGTTTCCGGCATTTGCAACGATTGTTCCGGTATTTACCATGTTAAGGAAAGCTCAGCTGATTAATAAGCATATAGGTCTTATTCTGCCTCAGACGGCAGGGAATCTTGCTTTTGCAATTATCATTCTTACGGGTTTTATGATGAGTATTCCAATAGAGCTGGAAGAGGCGGCTGTTGTAGAAGGAGCTGCCCCCTGGCAGGTTTATGTAAGAATTGTTGTTCCGATTTCTAAACCTTCCTTTGCAACAGTATCCATCTTTACATTCTTATGGTCTTATAATGATTTGTTTATGCCGCTTATCATATTAAGAAACAAAGATGTTCAGCCCATTAATGTATTATTAAGTCATATCAGCAGCCAATACGGAACAGACTATGGACTTATGGCGGCAGCTGTTGCAATTATTATTGTGCCTGTATTAATTATTTATTTTTCAGCCCAAAAATATATTATTAAAGGACTAACTGCAGGAGCCATCAAAGGCTAATAAAGTTTGGGAGGAAGTTGGATGAAGCCTAAAAAAATATTTGAAGCAATGGCTTTACGGGAAAAAATAGCACAGATGTTTTTGCAATATTACCAGGGCTATGAAGATTTGCCGGAACATCTTATAAAAATGAATAAGAGAAGTGAACTGGGAGGTATAATCTTTTTCTCTGGAAATAATGTCAGAAATTTAGAGCAGCTTCATAAAATGTGTAAAAACATACAATCCCATGCCTCAGAAAATAGATTCAATTTACCTTTCTTTTTAACCATTGACCAGGAAGGAGGGCAGCTTACGGCAATTCATGAGGGAACGACAGTCTTCCCCGGAAATATGAGTCTGGGATTTGCCAATGATATTGAACTGGCCTATAGGCAAGGAAGACATGTAGGAAAAGAATTAAAGTATGGGGGAATTAATATCTGCTATGCACCTGTATTAGATATTAGCTATGACAATATCCATGGTATTCCCATTGTAGATAATCGAATGTATTCCAGTAATCCGGAAGTTGTGGCGGATATGGGAACAGGGTTTATAAAGGGTTTGCAGGATGAAGGGATTCTTGCCTGCGGGAAGCATTTCCCGGGGATGAGACTAACGCAGGAGGACACCCATTATAAAGTGGATATTAATCCTTCCTCTATGGACAGACTTCAAAAGGTTGAATTAATCCCTTATAAAAAGGCTATTCGGGAAGGGTTAAGCTGTATAATGCTGCATCATGGTATTTTTACTGCCTTTGATGACAGGCGTCCTGCTTCTTTATCTAAAAAGGTAATAGATTATCTAAGGAAGGAACTTGATTTTAAAGGTCTTATTATTACGGATGATTTAATTATGAAAGCCATTTCAAATCAGTATGGTGAAAAAGATGCAGTTGTTCATGCCATCAATGCAGGGGCAGATCTTATCATCGATACCTGTGCAGGCCCCTGGTTTGTAGATTATGTTTATGAGTGTGTTCAAAAAGGCATGATTTCAGAAGATAGAATTAACGATGCAGTCATGAGAATTTTAGAGTATAAAGAAAAAGCCAATGCAGGATTTATACCGGATGAAAAAGAATTTAGCCTGGAAGAAGGCAACAGACTTTCGGCAGCTATTGCACAAAAGGCCTTGATTAAATACAAAGGCGATGATTATTTGCTGCCCATTCGATTGGATAAAGATGAAAAGCTGGGCATTATATTTGGCAATCCAGCAAGGCTTGTGATGTCTGATGCAACCAATTTATACGATCTTTCCATTAAGGAAGTGATTCAGAAGAAAGGCTATCATCACAATATAAAAGAAGCTATAATGCCGTGGCATCCAACGGATGAAGAAATCATATCTCTTGGGGATGTGGCGATTATTTCCGATGTCGTTATTTTTACGACAGTCAATGCATACCACTTTGACAGGCAAATCAAAGTCCTGCAGTATATACGGGAATATTGTCCTGATAAATTAATTATCTCTGTTGCCACAAGAAGTCCGGAAGACGCCAGGTTACTGGAACCCTATTCGGATGTCGTTATTGTAACGGGAGGGCTTACGGTCAGCATATTGGAAGCCCTGGCGGACGTGATATTTGACCATGGGCAGTTTGAAATGAATCCTGCCAAAAGGCTGAAGTAATCCTTATATCTGGAGGAGATGATATGCACCCTTTCCAAGACAGTGTTAAAGCGTTTTCAAGACAATACAAAGTATTAAAAAATAATCCTGAAATGGCGAAAGAAAAAGCCATTGCAGGAACGACATATTTTATTGAAGACCATAATATTTTAACCCTTCCCCAGGATGAAGGAGAATCCAGATATCCCTATGGAAAAAACGGATTTAATTTTTGGGCATACGCATCAGGGTATATGCACTGTAATGAAGGATTGTTCTCGCCTTTTCTTCGTGCGACTGAAGGGCAGGAACCTAAAATTGCTTTTTTTGCAGGATTTCCGGAAGAAGAAGGGTATGTACCGATTTCCCTTTTATCCGTGCCTGTCACGGAGGAGAGAGGAAGAAAAAAAGAGCAGTATGCGATTTTTACACCTAATAGTGTATTTTATATTACGGAAACAGATTGTCTTAGATTTACGATTCGGGTTTTTGTGGACCATGAAAATCGAATGTATTTTTCACTTCTGGGAGAGAATCTGGGAAAGGAACCGAAAAAGATATACCTGTCTTCTTATCTGAATCCTTTTTTAAAACACGCTATTATGGAGAATTCTGTGGATAGATGGTTCAGGGAAGTAAAAGTGCTCCCTTTTGATGATTTAACAAAAGAATTCAATGCTTTCTTAATTCAAGTGTATGAAGAGGCGGACAGGTCTTCGATGACGACGAATTATGGGCTCATAAGAAGAAAAATGAGTTTGGGGAAATCCTCCAAAGTGATTTCGATTGAAGAAACAACTTCACGATTTCAATATGTGGGAGGCACAAGGAGCAGCTTACATACACCTAAAGCGCTTTATAAAGGAACTTTTGGAAAGCCCATTCATATTTGCACTTTTACTGAGACAGGCATAGCAGGAGATTTAATTCATTGTGAAATAGCAGGTGGAGATTTCGTAAGACTAGATATAATACTGGATTATTGCTTTGATGAAGAAACAAAGAATAATCTGCTTCAAACAGCATTAGAACCAAGCTGGATTGACAGTATTCTTTCCCAAATGGAATATGAAGAAAAACAGAAGCAAGGAGGAATGCGTGCAGTCTTTGGAGAAAGTAAAGAAGACAAGTGGAAAGGTGATGTGTTTACTGCATTTTTCGAGCATCTGAAAAAACAAGTGGAATTTTGTTCAACGATTAAAGGGTATATTCAGCTGTCTGCATTTTCGCTGATTGGTATTCGGGATATTTTCCAGGCTTTAGAGGGACTTTTATTTTGGCAGCCGGAAGTAGTTAAAGATAAGATGCTTGAAGCCTTAAATTTTGTTTCTCCAGATGGGCGATGTCCAAGACAGTATTCTCTTCCAGACTACGAAGGACAATCCCCGGCAATGGATTTACGTCCTTTTATCGACCAGGGGGCATGGGTTATATCTACGATTATTACTTATTTAAGAGTTACCAGAGACTTTAGTTTCTTAAATGAAATATGCGGTTACTATGATTTTATAGACGACAAAAATCATAAAGCAGTAAAAAGTAATAAGAGCAGTACAGTACTTCAGCATATGTTTGATATCATGGAATATTTATTGCAGAACAGAGATCATGACTATACTAAATGTGTTCTTGCTCTTTATGGAGACTGGAACGATGCCTTAGATGGTTTAGGCGTCAGCAAAGACGGAACCAGAGAATATGGAACCGGTGTCTCTGTCATGGCGACTTTACAGGTCTATCAAAATTTAGAAGATATGATGGAGTTACTTAGAGTGTTGGATGTAGAAAAATATAAAGAAGTAATTGAGAGATATAAAAGTGTAAGAAAAGAAATAGAACTAGGCTTAAAGCAATATGCCCTTATAAAGAACGAAGCAGGGGACATAAGAATACTTCATGGCTGGGGAGACCAACGCTCTTATTTTGTAGGAAGTTTCAGGGATACAGATTATCAATCCAGAGATGGTCTGACTTCCAATGCCTTCTGGGTATTGTCTAAGCTCTATGATACGGATACAACAATCAAAGATACAATCTTGCAGGCATTTAGCCGCCTGGATTCAAAGTATGGTCTAAAAACTTTTGAGCCGTATTTCCAAAAAAATACACCTGGGGTTGGACGTATTCCCAATTTGCCGGCGGGAACAGCAGAAAATGGTGCAGTCTATATTCACGCCACCCTATTTGGTATTATGGCATTATTTAGAATGGGGTGCCCTAAACTGGCCTGGGAACAGCTTTATAAAATTTTGCCCTTTACCCACAAAAAACTTTCCTGTTCTCCTTTTGTAATGCCCAATTCCTATGGATATAATGAGGAGAAGAATATTGATGGCGAATCCATGCTGGATTGGCAGACCGGCAGTTCCAATGTACTGTTAAAAACCCTTATTCGATATGTTTTTGGTTTAGAACCTCATTTTGGGGGCATATGGATTCAGCCTTCTCAATGGATGCCTTTTAAATCCTTTGATT
The genomic region above belongs to Defluviitalea saccharophila and contains:
- a CDS encoding sugar ABC transporter permease, with translation MQIYKDKKIIVLFLAPSLIIIGLFLYYPFAMSFYKSFFNWDGFLTSKFIGLGNYRRLFSDVMIHKAIINTFTLMILVIIFQVGTALLLAVVLDSIKAGAKFFRVVYFLPIVISATAIGLMFKLIYMYDGGLLNGIRALMGLEPIVWITEKTALLAVAVPTIWHYVGFYFVILITAINRIPLDLYESAYLDGITGVSKTIYITIPLIWDIIKVCLVLAITGTLKVFDLPYVITQGGPFGASEFLGTYMNTKTFTDQVFGYGATIAVLIVVLGVVISSIVNKLLKSEEITF
- a CDS encoding carbohydrate ABC transporter permease, which codes for MEGNRTIPLNTRMFTDIQSKKHFTFKGQFGLGQLGAYMLLIFWAFTTIYPLIWILINSFKTTNEIVKNSFNLPSSFNMTNYMNAFQKMGIGRSYLNSLIISGSTVLLVVLFGGMAAFIMARFDFKLKKFIYTLFLGSLMFPAFATIVPVFTMLRKAQLINKHIGLILPQTAGNLAFAIIILTGFMMSIPIELEEAAVVEGAAPWQVYVRIVVPISKPSFATVSIFTFLWSYNDLFMPLIILRNKDVQPINVLLSHISSQYGTDYGLMAAAVAIIIVPVLIIYFSAQKYIIKGLTAGAIKG
- a CDS encoding glycoside hydrolase family 3 protein, which codes for MKPKKIFEAMALREKIAQMFLQYYQGYEDLPEHLIKMNKRSELGGIIFFSGNNVRNLEQLHKMCKNIQSHASENRFNLPFFLTIDQEGGQLTAIHEGTTVFPGNMSLGFANDIELAYRQGRHVGKELKYGGINICYAPVLDISYDNIHGIPIVDNRMYSSNPEVVADMGTGFIKGLQDEGILACGKHFPGMRLTQEDTHYKVDINPSSMDRLQKVELIPYKKAIREGLSCIMLHHGIFTAFDDRRPASLSKKVIDYLRKELDFKGLIITDDLIMKAISNQYGEKDAVVHAINAGADLIIDTCAGPWFVDYVYECVQKGMISEDRINDAVMRILEYKEKANAGFIPDEKEFSLEEGNRLSAAIAQKALIKYKGDDYLLPIRLDKDEKLGIIFGNPARLVMSDATNLYDLSIKEVIQKKGYHHNIKEAIMPWHPTDEEIISLGDVAIISDVVIFTTVNAYHFDRQIKVLQYIREYCPDKLIISVATRSPEDARLLEPYSDVVIVTGGLTVSILEALADVIFDHGQFEMNPAKRLK
- a CDS encoding GH36-type glycosyl hydrolase domain-containing protein — encoded protein: MHPFQDSVKAFSRQYKVLKNNPEMAKEKAIAGTTYFIEDHNILTLPQDEGESRYPYGKNGFNFWAYASGYMHCNEGLFSPFLRATEGQEPKIAFFAGFPEEEGYVPISLLSVPVTEERGRKKEQYAIFTPNSVFYITETDCLRFTIRVFVDHENRMYFSLLGENLGKEPKKIYLSSYLNPFLKHAIMENSVDRWFREVKVLPFDDLTKEFNAFLIQVYEEADRSSMTTNYGLIRRKMSLGKSSKVISIEETTSRFQYVGGTRSSLHTPKALYKGTFGKPIHICTFTETGIAGDLIHCEIAGGDFVRLDIILDYCFDEETKNNLLQTALEPSWIDSILSQMEYEEKQKQGGMRAVFGESKEDKWKGDVFTAFFEHLKKQVEFCSTIKGYIQLSAFSLIGIRDIFQALEGLLFWQPEVVKDKMLEALNFVSPDGRCPRQYSLPDYEGQSPAMDLRPFIDQGAWVISTIITYLRVTRDFSFLNEICGYYDFIDDKNHKAVKSNKSSTVLQHMFDIMEYLLQNRDHDYTKCVLALYGDWNDALDGLGVSKDGTREYGTGVSVMATLQVYQNLEDMMELLRVLDVEKYKEVIERYKSVRKEIELGLKQYALIKNEAGDIRILHGWGDQRSYFVGSFRDTDYQSRDGLTSNAFWVLSKLYDTDTTIKDTILQAFSRLDSKYGLKTFEPYFQKNTPGVGRIPNLPAGTAENGAVYIHATLFGIMALFRMGCPKLAWEQLYKILPFTHKKLSCSPFVMPNSYGYNEEKNIDGESMLDWQTGSSNVLLKTLIRYVFGLEPHFGGIWIQPSQWMPFKSFDFVITVRNCRLNIKYSDENKGSRGFKVNGQSKEGVFDRIMQMNKLWISNEELEQKELVIHITD